The Methanocella arvoryzae MRE50 genome includes a region encoding these proteins:
- a CDS encoding F420-dependent methylenetetrahydromethanopterin dehydrogenase translates to MTVRVGIVKLGNIGTSRFIDLVLDERADRDIYVRTVGAGAKMGEAEAEEMKKIIDFKPQFCIVISPNATVPGPTKAREMLKEAGIPTIVISDSPVLKIKDDLKAKGFGYFVVKCDPMIGARRQFLDPTEMVLFNADVLKVLANTGVVRLIQKELDAVIEGFAAGQTPALPQIVISADKAVAAAGYKNPYAKAKAMAAFVAAEKVADIDLQGCFMQKEMEQYIPTVASAHELLREAAKLSDEARELEKATDAILRTPHAADGKVLSKTQLMLKPE, encoded by the coding sequence ATGACCGTAAGAGTAGGCATTGTTAAGTTAGGTAACATTGGTACTTCCAGGTTCATCGACCTGGTGCTTGATGAGCGCGCAGACCGTGACATCTACGTCAGGACAGTAGGCGCCGGCGCCAAGATGGGCGAGGCAGAAGCAGAGGAAATGAAGAAGATCATCGACTTCAAGCCCCAGTTCTGCATCGTCATCAGCCCCAACGCAACCGTTCCGGGCCCGACCAAGGCCAGGGAGATGCTGAAGGAAGCCGGTATCCCGACCATAGTGATCTCGGACTCCCCCGTGCTCAAGATCAAGGACGACCTCAAGGCAAAGGGCTTCGGCTACTTCGTCGTGAAGTGCGACCCCATGATCGGCGCCCGCAGGCAGTTCCTGGACCCCACTGAAATGGTCCTGTTCAACGCAGACGTCCTCAAGGTGCTCGCCAACACCGGCGTCGTCAGGCTCATCCAGAAGGAGCTCGACGCAGTCATCGAGGGCTTTGCCGCAGGCCAGACCCCCGCTCTGCCCCAGATCGTCATCTCCGCTGACAAGGCTGTCGCAGCCGCCGGCTACAAGAACCCGTACGCCAAGGCCAAGGCCATGGCAGCGTTCGTCGCCGCCGAGAAAGTCGCAGACATCGACCTCCAGGGCTGCTTCATGCAGAAGGAAATGGAGCAGTACATCCCCACCGTCGCCAGCGCTCACGAGCTGCTCAGAGAGGCAGCCAAGCTGTCCGACGAGGCAAGGGAGCTCGAGAAGGCTACCGACGCCATCCTCAGGACGCCCCACGCAGCAGACGGCAAGGTCCTCTCCAAGACCCAGCTCATGCTCAAGCCCGAGTAA
- a CDS encoding bifunctional N(6)-L-threonylcarbamoyladenine synthase/serine/threonine protein kinase, whose amino-acid sequence MQCSRVLGIEGTAWSLSAAIVGWDKVYAEASHPYVPETGGIHPMAAAQHHASHVSQIVRQVLDSGYDFDGVAFSRGPGLGPCLRTVATAARALALAYDVPLMGVNHCVAHIEVGRWQTGCHDPVVLYVSGANSQVIAFRRGRYRVFGETLDIGIGNALDKFGRHLGLQHPGGPKIEALAREGKNYIHLPYVVKGMDLSYSGMMSAAKEAAAKYLKEDVCFSLQENAFAMLVEVTERALAHTGKNEVLIGGGVGANMRLQSMLDTMCRDRGAKFYAPPRKFFGDNGSMIAYTGLLQLKYDQTIPVEDSAVNPIYRTDEVEIPWL is encoded by the coding sequence ATGCAGTGCAGCAGAGTGCTTGGCATCGAGGGCACCGCCTGGAGCCTCTCGGCGGCTATCGTAGGCTGGGATAAGGTGTATGCGGAGGCATCCCACCCGTACGTGCCGGAAACCGGGGGCATCCACCCTATGGCAGCCGCCCAGCATCACGCGAGCCACGTCAGCCAGATCGTCCGGCAGGTGCTGGACTCCGGCTACGACTTCGACGGCGTCGCATTCTCCCGGGGCCCCGGGCTGGGCCCGTGCCTGAGGACCGTGGCCACCGCTGCCAGGGCGCTGGCTCTGGCATACGACGTACCCCTCATGGGGGTCAACCATTGTGTGGCCCACATCGAGGTCGGCAGGTGGCAGACAGGCTGCCACGACCCGGTCGTGCTGTACGTCAGCGGCGCCAACTCTCAGGTGATCGCTTTCCGCCGGGGACGGTACAGGGTATTCGGGGAAACGCTGGACATAGGCATAGGCAACGCGCTGGACAAGTTCGGGCGCCACCTCGGCCTCCAGCATCCGGGAGGGCCGAAAATCGAGGCACTGGCCAGAGAAGGCAAAAACTACATACATCTGCCTTACGTCGTCAAGGGAATGGACCTCTCCTACTCGGGCATGATGTCTGCGGCCAAGGAAGCAGCGGCAAAGTACCTGAAGGAGGACGTATGTTTTTCCCTGCAGGAGAACGCGTTCGCCATGCTCGTGGAAGTGACCGAGAGGGCGCTGGCCCACACGGGCAAGAACGAAGTCCTGATCGGCGGGGGCGTGGGCGCAAACATGCGACTGCAGTCGATGCTGGATACCATGTGCAGGGACCGGGGGGCTAAGTTCTACGCGCCGCCCCGGAAATTCTTCGGGGACAACGGCTCTATGATCGCTTATACGGGCCTCCTGCAGCTGAAGTATGATCAGACTATACCAGTCGAGGACTCGGCCGTCAACCCGATCTATCGCACGGACGAGGTGGAGATCCCATGGCTGTAA
- a CDS encoding phosphate-starvation-inducible PsiE family protein, whose protein sequence is MAADSTVKSPESKYSNTIGKTLDVVQSAIYLLVAVFLILMAFMAFYIVAQDMMNFVREPASILLVDKALENLMVVFVITGLIQTLNVYIKTHAIDTRLVLAVGLTAVIRRVLVFGATPKPWEDTAMTAILLFVLLLGIFMIGRADTRKTKGGEKHD, encoded by the coding sequence ATGGCTGCCGATAGTACCGTTAAAAGCCCGGAAAGCAAATACAGCAACACGATAGGAAAAACCCTGGACGTAGTCCAGTCCGCCATATACCTGCTGGTAGCGGTCTTCCTGATCCTTATGGCATTTATGGCATTCTACATCGTGGCCCAGGACATGATGAACTTCGTCAGAGAGCCTGCCAGCATCCTCCTCGTGGACAAAGCCCTGGAAAACCTGATGGTAGTCTTCGTCATCACAGGCCTGATCCAGACGCTTAACGTGTATATTAAGACCCACGCGATCGATACGAGACTGGTCCTCGCAGTAGGCCTGACAGCAGTGATCAGGCGAGTGCTGGTCTTCGGCGCCACCCCCAAGCCCTGGGAGGATACGGCAATGACAGCCATACTGCTGTTTGTGCTGCTCCTGGGAATCTTTATGATCGGCAGGGCAGATACCCGAAAAACGAAAGGCGGTGAAAAACATGACTGA